One window of Gilliamella sp. B3022 genomic DNA carries:
- the dapF gene encoding diaminopimelate epimerase produces the protein MNFSKMHGLGNDFMVIDAVTQNVHLSTEMIKRLANRYTGVGFDQLLIVEPPFAPDTDFHYRIFNADGSEVQQCGNGARCFARFVRLKGLTKKRTLKVSTMKGNIVLTVNDDETVRVNMGQPIFEPNKVPFKAIKEEKTYIIRAQERTILCGVASIGNPHCVLQVDNILTAEVEQLGPLLEQHERFPERANIGFMHIIDRNNINLRVFERGVGETQACGTGACAAVAVGINQGLLNSKVKVNLPGGKLLIEWQGTNKPLYMTGPATHVYDGFIAM, from the coding sequence ATGAACTTTTCAAAAATGCATGGACTCGGAAATGATTTTATGGTCATTGATGCGGTAACCCAAAATGTTCATCTTTCGACTGAAATGATCAAACGTCTTGCTAATAGATATACTGGAGTAGGTTTTGATCAACTTTTGATTGTTGAGCCTCCTTTTGCTCCAGATACCGATTTTCATTATCGAATTTTTAATGCTGATGGTAGTGAAGTTCAGCAGTGTGGAAATGGAGCACGTTGCTTTGCACGTTTTGTTCGTTTGAAAGGTTTGACCAAAAAACGCACATTAAAAGTTAGCACGATGAAAGGGAATATTGTATTGACTGTCAACGACGATGAGACGGTAAGAGTCAATATGGGACAACCTATTTTTGAGCCGAATAAAGTACCTTTTAAAGCAATTAAAGAAGAGAAAACTTACATCATTCGTGCTCAAGAACGCACAATATTATGTGGCGTTGCTTCAATTGGTAATCCACATTGTGTTTTACAAGTAGATAATATTCTTACCGCGGAAGTGGAACAATTAGGTCCATTATTGGAACAGCATGAACGGTTTCCGGAGCGAGCTAATATTGGTTTTATGCATATTATCGATCGCAATAATATAAATTTACGTGTATTTGAACGTGGTGTTGGTGAAACGCAAGCTTGTGGTACTGGAGCATGTGCCGCTGTTGCTGTTGGTATTAATCAAGGATTACTTAACAGCAAAGTCAAAGTAAACCTACCTGGTGGTAAGTTATTAATCGAATGGCAAGGTACAAATAAACCTCTTTATATGACAGGACCTGCTACGCATGTTTATGATGGATTTATTGCGATGTAA
- a CDS encoding DUF484 family protein, protein MVAKTSQSYKAKNTKPTTRKMKLNDEIVSQYLLDNPDFFIRNASRIENMRIPHPIRGGISLPEWQMARQRNKISHLKDEITLLMEYARSNELLFNQFMDLQCQIIKANDLDELVQILKNWAKSLGLNGAYLYLFDDKWLINAPSKYQHFALNSSGFDFIRVRHLQYSNQYLGILNTTELDFLLSQHNYVGSVALSLLGQFGDLGILMFTSSNPNHYQERQGTLLLEKVSQLLPILIGKWVMRKK, encoded by the coding sequence ATGGTTGCTAAAACATCACAATCTTATAAAGCAAAAAATACAAAACCAACAACTCGTAAAATGAAATTGAATGATGAGATTGTTAGTCAATATTTGCTCGATAATCCAGATTTTTTTATCAGAAACGCAAGTCGTATTGAAAATATGCGTATTCCACATCCAATCAGGGGTGGAATTTCACTACCTGAATGGCAAATGGCAAGACAGCGTAATAAAATTAGTCATCTTAAGGATGAAATAACCTTATTAATGGAATACGCGCGTTCTAATGAATTACTTTTTAATCAGTTTATGGATCTACAATGTCAGATAATTAAAGCCAATGATCTTGATGAACTGGTACAGATATTAAAAAATTGGGCAAAATCGTTGGGTCTTAATGGTGCATACTTATACCTTTTTGATGACAAATGGTTAATCAATGCCCCTTCAAAATATCAACATTTTGCTTTGAATAGTTCAGGTTTTGATTTTATTCGAGTTAGACATCTACAATACAGTAATCAATATCTTGGTATCTTAAATACCACCGAATTAGATTTTTTATTATCTCAACATAATTATGTTGGTTCTGTTGCGTTATCCTTATTAGGACAATTTGGTGATTTGGGGATCTTAATGTTTACCAGCTCCAATCCGAATCATTATCAGGAAAGACAAGGTACTTTATTATTAGAAAAAGTGAGTCAATTATTACCTATATTAATTGGAAAATGGGTTATGCGAAAAAAATAA
- the xerC gene encoding tyrosine recombinase XerC codes for MVQSSQNNRCLLTEPVERFLNYLKSEKQLSLNTQVNYRRQLFALIAIAEEVGITQWQDVDSSAVRLLISHSKRTGLQARSLSLRLSALRSFCDWLIKNQDINANPARGVLNPKLGHHLPKNIDIDEINQLLDIEYNDPLSVRDRAMLELMYGSGLRLSELVNLNCRELNLNEGEVRVMGKGNKERKLPLGYESIKWINHWLSLRDFLEPQDDALFISKLGKRISPRNVEKRFAQWGVRRGLSVHVHPHKLRHSFATHMLESSGDLRAVQELLGHADLSTTQVYTHLDFSHLSEVYDSAHPRARRGNK; via the coding sequence ATGGTTCAATCCTCTCAAAATAATCGTTGTTTATTAACTGAACCGGTTGAGCGTTTTTTAAATTATTTAAAATCGGAAAAACAGCTTAGCCTAAATACTCAAGTTAATTATCGACGTCAACTTTTTGCGCTTATAGCCATCGCAGAAGAAGTGGGAATTACTCAATGGCAAGATGTAGACTCATCGGCAGTTAGATTATTAATTAGTCATAGTAAACGAACGGGTTTACAGGCAAGAAGTTTATCATTAAGGCTATCGGCATTGCGCAGTTTTTGTGATTGGTTAATTAAAAATCAAGATATTAATGCCAATCCTGCCCGTGGGGTGTTAAATCCTAAATTGGGGCATCATCTCCCTAAAAATATTGATATTGATGAAATTAATCAATTGCTCGATATTGAATATAATGATCCTCTTTCCGTACGTGACAGAGCTATGCTTGAACTTATGTATGGTTCAGGTTTACGATTGTCTGAATTAGTCAATCTTAATTGCCGTGAATTGAATTTGAATGAGGGTGAAGTTCGCGTAATGGGGAAGGGAAATAAAGAGCGAAAATTGCCATTAGGTTATGAGTCTATTAAATGGATTAATCATTGGTTATCACTGCGTGATTTTTTAGAGCCGCAGGATGATGCGTTATTTATCTCCAAATTAGGTAAACGCATTTCACCCCGTAATGTTGAAAAAAGATTTGCACAGTGGGGCGTTAGACGCGGATTGTCTGTTCATGTCCATCCGCATAAATTACGACATTCGTTTGCCACACACATGTTAGAATCAAGTGGAGATTTGCGAGCCGTACAAGAGTTGTTAGGTCATGCAGATTTATCAACCACTCAAGTTTATACTCATTTAGATTTTTCACATCTGTCTGAAGTTTATGATTCAGCCCATCCAAGAGCGAGAAGAGGAAACAAGTAA
- a CDS encoding HAD-IA family hydrolase yields the protein MQAAQREIYHDVVAWRMETIKSLLNKAKISPENMVNIINETMDMFNFWRHKMHVSPSTHTLLTKLATIVPLAVITNGNVDIDKIGLRDYFQFSLRGGADGRSKPFPEIFELAVNKLAVPAGNILHVGDNLITDVNGAINNGLLACWINIMNQDIFHLADARCLPHIEISQLLELENLL from the coding sequence GTGCAGGCTGCGCAACGAGAGATTTATCACGATGTTGTGGCCTGGCGAATGGAAACTATTAAATCATTGTTAAATAAAGCAAAGATTTCTCCAGAAAATATGGTAAACATTATTAACGAAACAATGGATATGTTTAATTTTTGGCGTCATAAAATGCATGTTTCACCGTCCACTCACACCTTATTAACGAAATTAGCAACCATAGTCCCTTTAGCGGTGATTACTAATGGTAATGTTGATATTGATAAAATTGGATTAAGAGATTATTTTCAATTTTCATTACGTGGGGGAGCCGATGGGCGCTCAAAGCCTTTTCCAGAAATTTTTGAATTAGCAGTTAACAAATTAGCCGTACCGGCAGGTAATATATTACATGTCGGTGATAATTTGATAACGGATGTCAATGGTGCGATTAATAATGGTTTGTTAGCGTGTTGGATAAACATTATGAATCAGGACATTTTTCATCTTGCTGATGCTCGATGTTTACCCCATATTGAGATTAGTCAATTGCTTGAATTAGAGAATCTGTTATAA
- the uvrD gene encoding DNA helicase II, whose amino-acid sequence MDIKKSLLKDLNNEQQNAVTTDNQYTVVLAGAGSGKTRVLVHRIAWLCMEKHYPSQSIFAVTFTNKAAVEMQERIQALVGDGYFSGMWIGTFHGLTHRLLRMFSQQAKLPSNFQLIDSEDQIRLIKRIFRELKVDEKQWSAKECAAFISNQKEMGLRAHDFTPEDPKQAMWQTIYRDYQAICDRVGYVDFSELILRVYELLNQNHDVLNYCHQRFSNILIDEFQDTNLIQYRLVKKLAGDTANVMIVGDDDQSIYSWRGANADNLQLFINDYPDTEIIRLEQNYRSTSNILDAANILIAKNQKRLGKNLWTDSGEGEKISLYVGFNDIDEARFVIGQIKKRHEEGDKFSSCAILYRNNVQSRIFEDTLLQAGLPYQIYGSIRFYERQEVKLALAYLRLLHDHNNDMAFEATVNTPTRGIGNVTLDKVRLTAKQHNLSLWEACLLLIQTNALTERQRSGLSRFLQLMDSIHEEVGQLPFYQQLDVIIKLSGVQQMYEQEPGIKGQSRLENLEELVSAAEQFFHNNENTVIEDSTTGKTLTVLESFLAFTSLESRDVVKAQDSIQLMTLHSAKGLEFDNVFIVGLEEGIFPAQRSVKDNDSMEEERRLAYVGITRARKHLTLTLCELRRLYGRDERNLPSRFLAELPVERLNEVSYRGIIPSSEFKSNDLTKRDLSKNEQLIIDRKKSYLEKQRESDGYVLGRKVKHHRFGEGTIINLDGEGDHKRVQIAFVDEGVKWLVIKLANLTLL is encoded by the coding sequence ATGGATATTAAAAAATCATTATTAAAAGACCTCAATAATGAACAACAAAACGCCGTGACTACCGATAACCAATACACTGTTGTACTTGCAGGCGCCGGAAGTGGTAAAACGCGTGTTTTAGTTCACCGAATTGCATGGCTTTGTATGGAAAAACATTACCCTTCCCAATCCATTTTTGCCGTTACTTTCACAAATAAAGCTGCTGTTGAAATGCAAGAGCGTATCCAAGCATTAGTTGGTGACGGTTATTTTAGTGGGATGTGGATTGGTACCTTTCATGGATTAACTCATCGTTTACTACGGATGTTTTCACAGCAAGCCAAATTGCCTTCTAATTTTCAGCTTATTGACTCGGAAGATCAGATTCGTCTTATTAAGCGAATTTTTCGAGAACTTAAAGTAGATGAAAAACAATGGTCAGCAAAAGAATGTGCAGCTTTTATTTCTAATCAAAAAGAGATGGGATTACGAGCTCATGATTTCACACCAGAAGATCCTAAACAAGCGATGTGGCAAACCATCTATCGTGATTATCAAGCAATTTGCGACAGAGTTGGATACGTTGATTTTTCAGAATTAATTTTAAGAGTTTATGAACTTCTCAATCAAAATCATGATGTACTAAATTATTGCCATCAACGTTTTTCTAATATTTTAATTGATGAGTTTCAAGACACGAACTTAATTCAATATCGATTAGTAAAAAAATTGGCAGGTGATACGGCTAACGTTATGATTGTTGGTGATGATGACCAATCAATCTACAGCTGGCGTGGTGCTAATGCCGACAATCTACAATTGTTTATCAATGATTATCCGGACACTGAAATCATTCGTCTTGAACAAAATTATCGTTCAACCAGTAATATTTTAGATGCGGCTAACATTTTAATTGCCAAAAATCAAAAACGCTTAGGGAAAAATCTTTGGACAGATAGTGGTGAAGGTGAAAAGATTTCACTTTATGTTGGTTTTAATGATATTGATGAAGCAAGATTTGTAATTGGTCAAATAAAAAAGCGTCATGAAGAAGGCGATAAATTTTCAAGTTGTGCCATTTTATATCGTAATAATGTTCAATCGCGTATTTTTGAAGATACCCTGTTACAAGCAGGATTGCCGTACCAAATTTATGGTTCAATACGCTTTTATGAGCGGCAAGAAGTTAAATTAGCACTGGCGTATTTGCGTTTACTGCACGATCACAACAATGATATGGCTTTTGAAGCGACAGTTAATACTCCAACTCGCGGTATTGGTAATGTTACTCTTGATAAAGTCAGACTTACGGCTAAACAACATAATCTTTCATTATGGGAGGCGTGTTTATTATTAATTCAAACAAATGCATTAACTGAAAGACAGCGCTCTGGACTAAGTCGTTTTCTACAATTGATGGACTCAATTCATGAAGAAGTAGGACAGTTGCCATTTTATCAACAGCTTGACGTTATAATTAAATTATCTGGTGTTCAGCAAATGTATGAGCAAGAACCAGGAATTAAAGGGCAATCACGATTAGAAAATCTTGAAGAACTGGTTTCGGCTGCCGAACAATTTTTTCATAACAATGAAAATACAGTCATTGAGGATAGTACCACAGGTAAAACACTGACAGTACTTGAGTCGTTTTTAGCGTTTACCTCATTAGAAAGTCGAGATGTCGTTAAAGCTCAAGATTCCATTCAATTAATGACTCTGCATTCAGCTAAAGGATTAGAGTTTGATAATGTATTTATTGTTGGATTAGAGGAGGGTATCTTTCCTGCTCAACGTTCAGTTAAAGATAATGATAGTATGGAAGAAGAGCGACGTTTAGCCTATGTTGGAATCACTCGGGCTCGAAAACATTTGACATTAACTTTATGTGAATTAAGACGACTTTATGGTCGGGATGAACGTAATTTACCTTCTCGTTTTTTAGCAGAATTACCTGTTGAAAGGTTAAACGAGGTAAGTTATCGAGGTATTATCCCCTCATCTGAGTTTAAATCAAATGATTTAACTAAAAGAGATCTTAGTAAAAATGAGCAATTGATTATCGATCGTAAAAAATCCTATCTTGAAAAACAACGTGAAAGTGATGGTTATGTTTTAGGTCGAAAAGTTAAACATCATCGTTTTGGAGAAGGGACTATTATCAATCTTGATGGCGAAGGAGATCATAAACGAGTTCAAATTGCCTTTGTAGACGAGGGAGTTAAATGGCTGGTAATTAAATTAGCCAATCTTACCTTACTTTAA
- the cyaY gene encoding iron donor protein CyaY: MNITEFHTITDQLFNKVESFLDHFSEEQDIDIDYEINGNVITITFPNFSKIIVNTQEPLFQVWLATAKQGYHFVYVDNEWVCTRTNQSFNKIFSQSVTDQATI, translated from the coding sequence ATGAACATCACTGAATTTCACACGATTACCGATCAACTGTTTAATAAGGTCGAATCATTTTTAGATCACTTTTCCGAAGAACAAGACATTGACATTGATTATGAAATTAATGGTAATGTCATTACTATCACATTTCCTAATTTCAGTAAAATTATCGTCAATACTCAAGAACCCCTATTTCAAGTTTGGCTAGCAACAGCAAAACAAGGTTATCACTTTGTTTATGTCGATAATGAATGGGTTTGTACTCGTACAAATCAGTCATTTAATAAAATCTTCTCGCAATCTGTCACTGATCAAGCAACAATATAA
- a CDS encoding surface-adhesin E family protein, which translates to MKKIYLLFILFSFSALCNDFNTPATTSNNESDTSSSHETSENLKDSRIGEQFIPMSKFNEDKSIGYSFIDRSSIVLHPYNKKIRVFNEVVNFIPPLVQENSEGEKITYRSIVIQHFANCDKKEIAKGNIQLFENYFGDGRLVSTNDTPNRWANAIDNNEQRRLLIVSCSLSIAH; encoded by the coding sequence ATGAAAAAAATATACTTGTTATTTATTCTCTTTTCTTTTTCAGCTTTATGTAATGATTTTAATACTCCTGCAACAACCAGTAATAATGAAAGTGATACAAGTAGTTCCCATGAAACAAGTGAAAATTTAAAAGATTCGCGCATTGGTGAACAATTTATTCCAATGAGCAAATTTAATGAAGATAAATCAATAGGTTACTCATTTATTGATAGGAGTTCCATTGTTCTACACCCTTATAATAAAAAAATACGAGTATTTAATGAGGTTGTTAATTTTATACCCCCATTAGTACAAGAAAACAGTGAAGGTGAAAAAATAACTTACCGATCAATTGTGATTCAACATTTCGCTAACTGTGATAAAAAAGAAATCGCTAAAGGGAATATTCAGTTATTTGAAAATTATTTTGGTGATGGTCGTTTAGTGAGTACCAATGACACACCTAACCGATGGGCAAATGCAATAGACAATAATGAACAGCGTCGTTTGTTGATCGTTTCTTGTTCTTTATCTATTGCTCATTAA
- a CDS encoding thiamine diphosphokinase, with protein MQSNRALLFVNGEPTKHYPNNLENYAFIAATDGAYHNYLCNSPIIPNYIIGDLDSFDHSGTLPSGTEIIHTPDQNKTDFEKAILFLASKGVKKFDIYGASGYASDHFLGNLSVVIRYYDRLNFTFYDNYCQFFFSKKQQTLCNIKNHIISFIPLSKVTNVTITGVKYPLSNATLTLRGLTSLRNKVITDSVKISFKNGELLVFIENKATQD; from the coding sequence ATGCAAAGCAATAGAGCCTTACTTTTTGTAAATGGTGAGCCGACTAAACATTATCCCAACAATTTAGAAAACTATGCTTTTATTGCCGCAACAGATGGGGCTTATCATAACTATCTTTGCAATTCACCAATAATTCCTAATTATATTATTGGTGATTTAGATAGTTTTGATCATAGCGGTACTCTACCAAGTGGAACTGAAATTATTCATACTCCCGATCAAAATAAAACGGATTTTGAAAAAGCCATCTTATTTTTAGCAAGTAAAGGTGTGAAAAAATTTGATATTTATGGCGCATCAGGTTATGCTAGTGATCATTTCTTAGGAAATTTATCGGTTGTTATACGTTACTATGATCGATTGAATTTTACGTTCTATGATAATTATTGCCAGTTCTTTTTTTCCAAAAAGCAGCAAACTCTTTGTAATATAAAAAATCATATCATTTCTTTTATTCCTTTGTCTAAAGTTACAAATGTCACCATTACAGGTGTTAAATATCCATTAAGTAATGCAACATTAACGTTAAGAGGATTAACAAGTTTAAGAAATAAAGTCATCACGGATTCAGTAAAAATATCCTTTAAAAACGGTGAGTTGCTTGTTTTTATAGAAAATAAAGCTACACAAGATTGA
- the rimI gene encoding ribosomal protein S18-alanine N-acetyltransferase, producing the protein MKTISTLTHNDLTEAFALEQLCHRIPWSKPTFFSNQGEHYLNLKLTIDNKIIGFCICQLVADEANLFNIAIHPQFRQQGLAKELLNHLIEKLMTINFDKPIASLWLEVRKSNDAAIRLYHSLGFNQITIRKNYYPTIDGKQEDAIIMAYTLTL; encoded by the coding sequence ATGAAAACTATTTCCACCCTCACTCACAATGATTTAACCGAGGCTTTTGCTCTAGAGCAGCTTTGTCATAGGATCCCTTGGTCTAAACCAACGTTCTTTTCCAATCAAGGTGAGCATTATTTAAATTTGAAATTAACCATAGATAATAAAATAATCGGATTTTGCATCTGCCAGCTGGTTGCCGATGAAGCTAATTTATTTAACATTGCCATTCACCCTCAATTTAGGCAACAAGGGCTAGCGAAAGAGCTTTTAAATCATTTGATTGAAAAATTAATGACGATCAATTTTGACAAACCTATTGCTTCCTTGTGGTTAGAAGTGAGAAAATCCAATGATGCAGCCATTCGCCTTTATCATTCACTAGGTTTTAACCAAATAACCATCAGAAAAAATTATTATCCAACTATTGATGGAAAACAGGAAGATGCCATTATAATGGCCTATACCTTAACTTTATAA
- a CDS encoding DNA polymerase III subunit psi: MTEQDWYLQQCNITQYILRNSTVFKGEMTIHISDEIRLIVVAEQKPTQKIYTDILNAIRLKENQVLILTPSQFIVPASDIKTVVWFIDIIPDEMWQNQLTIQTSSLDVLANAPQQKRQLWRQLCQYENYFHPHSQ, from the coding sequence ATGACTGAACAAGATTGGTATTTGCAACAATGCAATATTACTCAATACATTTTGCGTAATTCAACAGTATTCAAAGGTGAAATGACAATCCATATTAGTGATGAGATTCGTTTGATTGTTGTTGCTGAACAAAAACCAACACAAAAAATATATACAGATATCCTTAATGCTATTCGACTTAAAGAAAATCAAGTCTTAATACTTACTCCATCACAATTCATTGTTCCAGCTAGCGATATAAAAACGGTTGTTTGGTTTATTGATATCATACCTGATGAAATGTGGCAAAATCAATTAACCATCCAAACTTCCAGTTTAGATGTTCTAGCTAATGCACCACAACAAAAGCGCCAACTTTGGCGACAATTATGCCAATATGAAAACTATTTCCACCCTCACTCACAATGA
- the rsmC gene encoding 16S rRNA (guanine(1207)-N(2))-methyltransferase RsmC: MSTSVFTPASQVIERHQTFFHDKNVIIAGDIQDSYPAIMVANQVKIHCTQFHTYLRLKNSVRGAQTIFSLLPDTEFYVGMNTLIYYWPKTKSEAQFQLSYLLNNMPKGSDIFIVGENRTGVKSVEALLQDFGSIQKMDSARRCGLYHFQVDSRLAFELNEWWLSYHITIENQNIEIKSLPGVFSQKGLDAGSELLLNAVIDHAEIIKGNVLDVGCGSGILSTILGKLYPDIELTLSDVSSAAMESSKITLNCNNVKGTVVASDVFSNLNDKYHLIISNPPFHDGKETSYTAVNALIKEAKKYLKLNGFLCIVANSFLPYQSILDETFKNVEVIAQTTKFKVYLASH, translated from the coding sequence ATGTCAACATCCGTTTTTACTCCAGCAAGTCAGGTAATTGAACGTCATCAAACATTTTTTCATGATAAAAATGTGATTATTGCAGGTGATATTCAAGATAGTTATCCAGCAATAATGGTCGCAAATCAAGTTAAAATTCATTGCACTCAATTTCATACTTATTTACGTCTAAAAAATAGTGTGCGTGGTGCTCAAACCATTTTTTCGTTGCTGCCGGATACGGAGTTTTATGTTGGAATGAATACACTAATTTATTACTGGCCAAAAACGAAAAGTGAAGCACAATTCCAGCTTTCTTATTTACTTAATAATATGCCCAAAGGAAGCGATATCTTTATTGTTGGCGAAAATCGTACAGGAGTAAAAAGTGTTGAAGCTTTATTACAAGATTTCGGTTCCATCCAAAAAATGGATAGTGCAAGACGTTGTGGATTGTATCATTTTCAAGTCGATAGTCGCTTAGCATTTGAACTCAATGAATGGTGGTTGAGCTACCATATTACTATTGAAAATCAAAATATTGAAATTAAAAGTTTACCAGGCGTATTTAGTCAAAAAGGGTTAGATGCAGGTTCCGAATTATTATTGAATGCAGTCATTGACCATGCTGAAATCATTAAAGGCAATGTGTTAGATGTTGGGTGTGGTTCGGGCATATTATCTACGATATTAGGTAAGCTATACCCAGATATTGAGCTCACTTTGTCAGATGTGAGTAGCGCAGCAATGGAGTCAAGTAAAATCACACTAAATTGCAATAATGTCAAAGGGACTGTTGTTGCAAGTGATGTATTTTCCAATTTAAATGATAAATATCATCTTATTATTTCTAATCCTCCTTTTCACGATGGTAAAGAGACAAGTTACACAGCAGTCAATGCATTAATTAAAGAAGCCAAAAAATACTTAAAATTAAATGGTTTTTTGTGCATCGTGGCCAATTCATTTTTGCCTTATCAATCGATTTTAGATGAAACATTCAAAAATGTGGAAGTCATTGCACAAACCACTAAATTCAAAGTCTATTTAGCCAGTCATTAA
- the hemN gene encoding oxygen-independent coproporphyrinogen III oxidase, which yields MTEKQLWDQALIKKYNYSGPRYTSYPTALEFNENYNEQDFLNATSRYPTQPLSLYVHIPFCHKLCYFCGCNKLITRQTQKVTKYLDILEIEIAKRAKLFQNRIVTQMHWGGGTPTFLTDQEISRLISSLKSHFQFADNAEMSIEIDPREITSQTIDHLAQVGFNRLSMGIQDFNHEIQNLINREQDEHLIRSLIDQARKNHFDSISLDLIYGLPKQTVASFTETLNKVIDISPDRLSVFNYAHLPSRFAAQRKIKDNDLPSASEKLLILQTSIEKLTQSGYQYIGMDHFAKPTDELALAQQHNKLHRNFQGYTTQGDADLLGLGVSAISMLGDSYAQNQKDLKIYQQQVEKIGNGLWKGFTLDRDDLIRRDVIKQLICHFYLDKKVIEQQYDIDFDDYFAEDLALLQPLQKDGLITIHSDTIQVAPKGHLLIRNICMCFDIYMRKMARQQQFSRVI from the coding sequence ATGACTGAAAAACAATTATGGGATCAGGCTTTAATTAAAAAATATAACTATTCTGGTCCAAGATATACTTCATATCCTACTGCCCTTGAATTTAATGAAAATTATAATGAACAGGATTTTTTGAACGCGACGTCTCGTTACCCTACCCAACCTTTATCTTTATATGTACACATTCCGTTTTGTCATAAACTTTGCTATTTTTGTGGTTGTAATAAACTTATTACGCGTCAAACCCAGAAAGTCACCAAATACCTGGATATTTTAGAAATTGAAATAGCAAAACGAGCCAAACTTTTCCAAAACAGAATTGTTACACAAATGCATTGGGGAGGAGGAACACCTACCTTTTTAACAGATCAAGAAATTAGCCGATTAATCAGCTCGCTAAAATCCCATTTTCAATTTGCTGACAATGCTGAAATGTCAATTGAAATTGATCCTCGTGAAATTACGTCACAAACTATCGATCATTTAGCCCAAGTTGGCTTTAACCGCTTAAGTATGGGAATTCAGGATTTTAACCACGAGATCCAAAATCTGATTAATCGAGAACAAGACGAACATTTGATTCGTTCATTGATCGATCAAGCTCGAAAAAATCATTTCGACTCCATTAGTCTCGATTTAATTTATGGTTTACCTAAACAGACCGTTGCCAGTTTTACCGAAACCCTCAATAAAGTGATTGATATTTCTCCGGATCGTTTAAGTGTGTTCAATTATGCGCATTTACCGAGTCGCTTTGCAGCTCAGCGCAAAATCAAAGATAACGATTTACCCAGTGCTTCGGAAAAATTACTGATTTTACAAACAAGTATAGAAAAATTAACCCAATCAGGTTATCAATATATTGGCATGGACCACTTTGCTAAACCAACCGATGAACTCGCCCTTGCTCAACAGCACAATAAATTACATCGAAACTTTCAAGGTTATACAACGCAAGGGGATGCAGATTTGCTAGGGTTAGGCGTCTCTGCAATTAGCATGTTAGGTGATAGTTATGCGCAAAATCAAAAAGATCTTAAAATCTATCAGCAACAAGTCGAGAAAATCGGTAATGGTCTATGGAAAGGTTTTACGTTAGATCGTGATGACCTTATTCGTCGTGATGTAATAAAGCAACTGATTTGTCATTTTTATCTTGATAAGAAAGTGATTGAACAGCAATACGATATCGATTTTGATGACTATTTTGCCGAAGATTTGGCACTTTTACAACCATTACAGAAAGATGGACTGATCACCATACATAGCGATACAATTCAAGTCGCTCCAAAAGGTCATTTATTGATCCGCAATATCTGCATGTGTTTTGATATTTATATGCGTAAAATGGCAAGACAACAGCAGTTTTCACGAGTAATTTAA